One Maribacter cobaltidurans genomic window carries:
- a CDS encoding pyridoxal phosphate-dependent aminotransferase, giving the protein MIETAERLKSVKEYYFSKKLREVRGLMAKGRPIINMGIGSPDLAPSPEVIQSVQSAILDEGAHQYQSYQGLPELRNGIAKFYKERFGVMANPANEILPLMGSKEGIMHISMAFLNKGDGVLVPNPGYPTYTSVTKLVEAEPIYYDLTESNGWFPDLDILESQDLSGVKLMWLSYPHMPTGATATEEQFSNLIAFAKRNQILLVNDNPYSFVLNDKPKSILAIDGAMDVCLELNSLSKTFNMAGWRVGFVLGHSTFIEAILKVKSNMDSGMFYGIQKGAVAALESTDVWYSNLNEVYKERRDLIFKLADKLGCSYDEHAVGMFVWAKLPMSVNSSEEFIDNVLYHKDIFITPGTIFGSNGEGYIRFSLCVTKEKIQEAIDRL; this is encoded by the coding sequence ATGATTGAAACGGCCGAACGATTAAAATCGGTAAAGGAATACTATTTCTCTAAGAAGTTAAGGGAAGTACGGGGACTAATGGCCAAAGGTAGGCCTATCATCAATATGGGTATAGGAAGCCCTGACCTGGCTCCTTCACCAGAGGTAATTCAAAGTGTTCAAAGTGCTATTTTAGATGAAGGTGCGCACCAGTATCAGAGCTATCAAGGATTGCCGGAACTAAGAAATGGTATAGCCAAATTCTATAAGGAAAGGTTTGGGGTAATGGCAAATCCAGCAAACGAAATACTGCCCTTAATGGGCTCCAAGGAGGGTATTATGCATATTAGCATGGCATTCCTCAATAAAGGTGATGGCGTTCTAGTACCCAATCCGGGATACCCAACCTATACCTCGGTTACTAAATTGGTAGAGGCTGAACCGATATATTATGATCTTACCGAATCAAATGGCTGGTTTCCGGATTTGGATATATTGGAATCACAGGATTTGAGCGGAGTAAAATTGATGTGGTTGAGTTATCCGCATATGCCTACTGGGGCCACTGCCACTGAGGAACAATTTTCAAATCTGATTGCTTTTGCGAAAAGAAACCAAATTCTCTTGGTAAACGACAACCCATACAGCTTTGTGCTCAATGACAAACCCAAAAGCATTTTGGCCATAGATGGCGCCATGGATGTTTGTCTGGAACTCAATTCCTTGAGCAAAACCTTTAATATGGCAGGTTGGCGTGTCGGTTTTGTTTTGGGCCACTCCACCTTTATAGAGGCTATTTTAAAGGTAAAGAGCAATATGGATTCCGGTATGTTTTATGGAATTCAAAAGGGAGCTGTGGCCGCGTTGGAAAGTACGGATGTCTGGTATAGCAACCTTAATGAAGTCTATAAAGAGAGAAGAGACCTAATCTTTAAACTGGCGGATAAATTAGGTTGTAGTTACGATGAGCATGCCGTTGGAATGTTCGTTTGGGCCAAACTGCCCATGAGTGTTAATTCTTCGGAGGAATTCATAGATAACGTGTTATATCATAAGGATATCTTCATTACCCCGGGAACCATTTTTGGAAGTAATGGAGAGGGATATATTAGATTTTCGTTATGTGTGACCAAAGAAAAAATTCAGGAAGCCATAGATAGATTATAA
- a CDS encoding prephenate dehydratase, with translation MALRIAIQGIKGSNHHQVAKDYFDGELELVECLSFDAVVDQLLQKKADKGVMAIENSIAGSIIPNYALVHRNNLHIIGEYYLNIHHNLMVLKGQKFEDIKEVSSHPMALLQCKEFFKDYPGIRLIEDVDTAETAKRIHEQRLEHVAAIAPKVAAELYDLDIVADNIQTIKNNSTRFIIVKTKNKELPKEEINKASLRFLTDHKRGSLATVLNVMSDCNLNLTKIQSLPVIETPWKYSFFVDVTFTKYSDFAKAKSLLNIMLEDIKVLGEYKNAMI, from the coding sequence GTGGCGTTACGAATAGCTATACAGGGAATAAAAGGGTCCAATCATCATCAGGTAGCGAAGGACTATTTTGATGGGGAGTTGGAATTGGTAGAATGTCTATCCTTCGATGCGGTAGTGGACCAATTACTACAAAAGAAGGCCGATAAGGGTGTAATGGCCATTGAGAACTCCATTGCCGGCTCAATCATTCCCAATTATGCGTTGGTGCACCGTAATAACCTCCATATTATCGGGGAATATTACTTGAACATCCATCATAATTTAATGGTGTTGAAGGGGCAAAAATTTGAGGATATAAAAGAAGTCAGCTCACACCCTATGGCGCTACTCCAATGTAAAGAATTTTTTAAGGATTACCCCGGTATAAGGTTGATAGAGGATGTGGATACGGCCGAAACGGCCAAGCGAATCCATGAGCAAAGATTGGAACATGTAGCGGCCATAGCACCCAAGGTTGCGGCCGAATTATATGATTTGGACATCGTAGCAGATAACATCCAGACCATTAAAAATAATTCTACTCGTTTTATTATTGTAAAGACAAAAAATAAGGAGCTTCCCAAGGAGGAAATAAACAAAGCTTCCCTGCGGTTTCTTACGGACCATAAGCGCGGCAGCTTGGCTACGGTGCTGAATGTGATGAGCGATTGCAACCTAAACCTGACCAAGATTCAGTCGCTTCCAGTTATAGAAACCCCATGGAAATATTCATTTTTTGTGGATGTAACCTTTACAAAATATAGTGATTTCGCCAAGGCCAAATCACTATTGAATATCATGTTGGAAGATATAAAAGTTTTAGGGGAATATAAAAATGCCATGATATGA
- a CDS encoding head GIN domain-containing protein, translating to MKNLNTNIKRVFVSIETVFMVLMLCINSSCNSENAPDCLQTAGDLVREEIVLPEFTKITVFEKVALVLSEGDTQKVELETGENLREEVSLAVEGDRLILRNANGCNLFREYGLTTVYVTSPNITEIRSSTGLPIKSDGVLAYPSLTLLSESFVVPEAETTDGEFNLDLNTGSLNIVVNGIAYFNLRGATQNLNMNIAAGDSRIEARELLAQTVSINHRGSNDMLVNPQESISGTIRGNGDVISFNRPENVDVQEIFNGRLIFRD from the coding sequence ATGAAAAACCTAAATACAAACATAAAAAGGGTATTTGTTTCCATAGAAACAGTTTTTATGGTTTTGATGCTTTGTATTAATTCATCCTGCAATTCGGAAAACGCACCGGATTGTTTACAAACAGCTGGTGATTTGGTGCGAGAGGAAATAGTGCTGCCTGAATTCACCAAGATAACGGTATTCGAAAAAGTAGCGCTTGTTCTATCAGAAGGGGATACGCAAAAAGTGGAACTCGAGACTGGTGAAAACCTTAGGGAGGAAGTCTCCTTAGCGGTGGAGGGTGACCGACTTATTTTACGCAACGCGAATGGCTGTAATCTTTTTAGGGAGTATGGTTTAACAACCGTTTATGTGACCTCACCGAACATTACGGAAATTAGAAGTAGCACGGGTCTTCCCATAAAAAGTGATGGGGTGTTGGCCTATCCAAGTTTGACTTTACTTTCAGAAAGTTTTGTAGTCCCGGAAGCTGAAACCACGGATGGGGAATTTAATTTGGATTTAAATACGGGGAGTTTAAATATTGTCGTAAATGGTATAGCCTATTTTAACTTGCGAGGGGCTACCCAAAACCTAAACATGAACATTGCAGCGGGCGATTCTAGAATAGAGGCACGGGAGTTACTGGCCCAGACGGTCTCAATTAATCACAGAGGAAGCAACGATATGTTGGTCAACCCCCAAGAATCCATTTCTGGAACTATTCGTGGAAATGGCGATGTTATTTCCTTTAATCGCCCTGAGAATGTGGATGTCCAAGAAATTTTTAATGGTCGGTTGATTTTTAGGGATTGA
- a CDS encoding acyloxyacyl hydrolase encodes MKQQCFLLMSLLGTLCFSQNSEIKKHTLDFSQFYGSILLHNPDISHLIANHPGGFILGYNRKTYGSQEWEELYNYPDYGASFIYQDMNNATLGRNFGLYAHYNFYFLKRNIQFRIGQGIAYTTNPYDKVENFRNNAYGSDFMSSTYLMVNYHKENIIAGLGFKAGVSVIHYSNGNFRSPNTSTNTFALNMGLTYDLDGGEELSYINTSDREKISEPVKYNLILRGGLNESDVIDSGQYGFFIFSVYADKRLGRKSAIQLGGDVFFSNFLKELIRFQGTSFPEMDVRPDDDYKRVGVFLGHELFINSMSIITQLGYYVYYPFDFEGRMYNRIGLKRYFGNKIFGAITLKSHGAAAEAVEFGVGIRL; translated from the coding sequence ATGAAACAGCAATGTTTTTTGTTAATGTCCCTTTTGGGAACGCTATGTTTTTCCCAAAATTCGGAAATCAAAAAACATACCTTGGATTTTAGCCAATTCTATGGCTCGATCTTACTTCATAACCCTGATATTTCCCATTTAATTGCCAACCACCCCGGTGGTTTTATTTTGGGTTACAATCGGAAAACCTATGGTTCCCAAGAATGGGAGGAACTCTATAATTATCCGGATTATGGTGCCTCGTTCATTTATCAGGATATGAATAATGCTACATTGGGGAGGAATTTTGGGCTATATGCGCACTATAATTTTTACTTCCTTAAAAGAAATATCCAGTTTAGGATAGGACAGGGTATTGCCTACACGACCAATCCGTATGATAAAGTCGAAAACTTTAGGAACAATGCTTATGGCTCGGACTTTATGAGTTCTACCTATCTCATGGTCAACTACCATAAAGAAAACATTATTGCAGGATTGGGCTTTAAAGCTGGGGTTTCTGTCATCCATTATTCCAATGGTAATTTTAGGTCCCCGAATACTTCCACGAATACCTTTGCTTTAAATATGGGCCTTACCTATGATTTGGACGGAGGAGAGGAATTGTCCTATATCAATACTTCGGATAGGGAGAAAATTAGCGAGCCCGTAAAATATAATTTGATTTTAAGGGGAGGACTTAATGAGAGTGATGTAATCGATTCAGGGCAATACGGATTCTTTATTTTCTCCGTCTATGCGGATAAGCGATTGGGGAGGAAAAGTGCCATTCAGCTGGGAGGGGATGTGTTCTTTTCTAATTTTTTGAAGGAGTTGATTCGGTTTCAGGGCACGTCATTTCCTGAGATGGACGTAAGGCCCGATGATGATTATAAAAGGGTTGGCGTTTTTTTAGGTCACGAACTATTTATCAATAGTATGTCTATTATTACCCAGTTAGGTTATTATGTGTATTATCCATTTGATTTTGAAGGAAGAATGTATAATAGAATCGGATTGAAAAGATATTTTGGAAACAAAATATTCGGTGCCATTACCCTGAAATCGCACGGGGCAGCAGCCGAGGCCGTGGAATTTGGTGTAGGAATTAGATTGTAA
- a CDS encoding glycosyltransferase family 117 protein, with product MLENKFKKWNTVLGWTVFSVSLVVYSLTVEPTVSFWDSGELISASAKLQIAHPPGAPFLQMLGAFFSLFAKDASQIAFMVNYVSVLSSAFTILFLFWTITRLLKDLLHKSTHNRASDIMVLGSGVVGSLTFTFSDSFWFNATETEVYATASLVLSLLFWLGLRWVDDIGDSRGNRWLLLISFVTGLTFGIQFMGFLVIPAIGLLFYFKRYRDITFKNFVAAHFLAVGMLMMVFKFSFTLLLKFFGWGEVFFVNTFGLPFHSGSLLFGLVILSVFLVVVRYTIKRRLYKLNTILLSIMFLLLGCSTWFMLPIRANAQTVINENDPANAKALLAYYNREQYPAAESPFYGAYYSDKYASNHPDKDDSPKYEKNVKTGKYEIINDYKEALQGTSEAHSGWLPRMWSDQNAENYMRYYGLLDFSIKPEYVKNRELQEAVGNIRKQLENNRIGVEEYIKFLEDAKDYLEVHPPTLWQNLEYLFHFQFGYMYWRYFMWNFVGRQNDVQGRFDGNGDWFSGIAAIDGFRLGNQKKLPDAQLQNKGRNTYYFLPLILGLCGLFFHASKDRKRFWILCVFFLFTGLAIQFYTNPPIFQPRERDYSLVGSFYVFAIWIGLGVYAVFKILINYMKPKLLVPVVLLGCFVAVPMLMAQENWNDHDRSGRYTALTMAKMYLDSTQKDVGSILFTIGDIDTFPLWYAQEIEKYRTDTRVIVTTYFNADWYIDQMKRQAYESPAIPSQLTHEQYRYGTRDVVYYAPVSDKRWSIQDFMKWISSDAPQTKVKYLLQQQGRDISGYSNGYLNAIYYPTYKLRVPVNREKVLDSGLVKEEDALKIVDYIDIDLPQSGIGKGSLLMLDIIANNNWERPIYFSGGSFDDSEYVWMTDYLQLDGLVYKLVPIKTKSENIFDKGRIDSDLMLDIVKTWDWGNSGSADIYHDPQTRKQFGVTNRIALARLLEKLLEEHKPKKAKELINMTMENIPLAFYGYPTFVEPFLSGYYKLGEKARADELFIDLSKKYRDNLEYYLSLDEEDQYAKAQLILSDLYGYNRLIDILLENGQEQKGKLETSILNEYLDKLGNVLD from the coding sequence ATGTTGGAAAATAAATTTAAGAAGTGGAATACCGTTCTAGGGTGGACGGTTTTTTCCGTATCACTTGTCGTGTATTCCTTAACGGTGGAACCCACTGTAAGTTTTTGGGATTCGGGTGAGTTGATTTCCGCTTCCGCAAAACTGCAAATAGCCCATCCACCTGGGGCACCTTTTTTACAAATGCTTGGAGCATTTTTTTCCCTATTTGCAAAAGATGCGTCACAAATTGCCTTCATGGTAAATTATGTATCCGTGCTGTCAAGTGCCTTTACCATACTATTTCTTTTTTGGACCATTACGCGCCTGTTAAAAGACCTTTTGCACAAATCGACCCATAATCGTGCTTCGGATATCATGGTCTTGGGTAGTGGTGTGGTTGGTTCTTTAACCTTTACTTTTTCCGATAGTTTTTGGTTTAATGCTACCGAAACGGAAGTGTACGCCACGGCCAGTCTAGTCCTGTCATTATTGTTTTGGCTGGGCCTTAGATGGGTTGATGATATAGGGGATTCTAGAGGCAATCGCTGGTTGCTACTTATTTCATTTGTTACGGGGCTAACCTTTGGTATTCAGTTTATGGGGTTTTTAGTAATTCCGGCCATAGGCTTACTTTTTTATTTTAAGAGATATAGAGATATTACCTTCAAGAATTTTGTGGCTGCCCATTTTTTGGCAGTGGGTATGCTTATGATGGTCTTTAAGTTTTCGTTCACCCTGTTGCTAAAGTTCTTTGGATGGGGAGAGGTGTTTTTTGTAAATACTTTTGGCCTGCCTTTTCATTCTGGAAGTTTACTTTTCGGACTGGTTATTTTATCCGTCTTTCTGGTGGTGGTCCGTTATACGATAAAAAGAAGGCTTTACAAGCTAAACACAATACTACTTTCCATAATGTTTTTGTTGCTGGGCTGCTCTACTTGGTTCATGTTGCCGATAAGGGCGAATGCCCAAACGGTAATCAATGAGAATGACCCAGCCAATGCCAAGGCTTTATTGGCGTATTACAATAGGGAGCAATATCCCGCGGCCGAAAGCCCTTTTTATGGAGCCTATTATTCGGATAAATACGCATCTAATCATCCGGATAAGGACGATAGCCCTAAATATGAAAAGAATGTAAAGACGGGTAAATACGAAATCATAAATGATTATAAAGAGGCCTTGCAGGGCACAAGCGAGGCCCATTCCGGGTGGCTGCCCAGAATGTGGAGCGATCAAAATGCAGAGAACTACATGCGCTATTACGGTTTGTTGGATTTTTCAATAAAACCTGAATATGTAAAAAACAGGGAACTGCAAGAAGCCGTTGGGAATATTAGGAAGCAACTGGAAAATAATAGGATTGGAGTGGAGGAATATATCAAATTTTTGGAGGATGCAAAGGACTATTTGGAGGTACACCCACCAACTTTATGGCAAAATTTAGAGTATCTCTTTCATTTTCAATTCGGATATATGTATTGGCGTTATTTTATGTGGAATTTCGTGGGTAGACAAAATGATGTACAAGGACGTTTTGACGGTAATGGGGATTGGTTTTCGGGCATTGCTGCAATAGACGGTTTTCGTTTGGGAAACCAGAAAAAATTGCCAGATGCGCAACTTCAAAACAAAGGAAGGAACACCTATTATTTTCTACCTCTTATATTGGGTCTTTGCGGATTATTTTTTCATGCCTCAAAAGACCGGAAACGGTTTTGGATACTTTGTGTTTTTTTTCTCTTCACCGGATTGGCAATACAATTTTACACCAATCCACCCATATTTCAACCTCGGGAACGGGATTATTCCTTGGTGGGTTCCTTTTACGTGTTTGCGATTTGGATCGGTCTGGGAGTTTATGCTGTATTCAAAATTTTAATAAACTATATGAAGCCAAAGTTGTTGGTTCCGGTTGTTTTATTAGGGTGTTTTGTGGCGGTACCTATGCTTATGGCGCAGGAAAATTGGAATGATCATGACAGGTCAGGAAGGTATACAGCACTCACAATGGCTAAAATGTACTTGGATTCCACCCAAAAAGATGTGGGTTCCATTCTTTTCACCATTGGTGATATAGATACATTTCCATTGTGGTATGCGCAGGAGATCGAAAAATATAGAACGGATACCCGTGTTATTGTAACAACCTATTTTAATGCGGACTGGTACATAGATCAAATGAAAAGACAGGCATATGAAAGTCCGGCCATACCCTCCCAACTTACCCATGAGCAGTATCGCTACGGAACCCGGGATGTGGTATATTATGCTCCGGTATCGGATAAGCGATGGTCCATACAGGATTTTATGAAATGGATTTCCAGCGATGCTCCACAAACTAAAGTAAAATATCTATTGCAACAACAAGGACGCGATATCAGTGGTTATTCCAATGGCTATCTCAACGCCATATATTATCCCACCTATAAGTTACGTGTTCCTGTAAACAGAGAAAAAGTTTTGGATAGCGGCCTTGTAAAAGAGGAGGATGCCTTAAAAATTGTGGATTACATAGATATTGACTTGCCACAATCTGGAATAGGAAAAGGGAGTCTTTTAATGCTGGATATTATTGCGAACAATAATTGGGAACGGCCCATTTATTTCTCCGGTGGTAGTTTTGATGATTCCGAGTATGTTTGGATGACCGACTATTTGCAATTGGATGGTCTGGTCTATAAATTGGTGCCGATAAAAACCAAGTCTGAAAATATTTTCGATAAGGGAAGAATAGATTCTGATTTAATGTTGGACATAGTAAAAACATGGGACTGGGGAAATTCTGGTAGTGCGGATATTTACCATGACCCACAAACAAGGAAACAGTTTGGGGTAACCAATAGGATTGCCTTGGCCCGTTTGTTGGAAAAACTATTGGAAGAACATAAACCCAAAAAAGCAAAAGAGCTGATAAACATGACCATGGAAAATATTCCTTTGGCATTTTATGGTTATCCCACTTTCGTAGAACCGTTTTTGTCCGGTTATTACAAATTGGGGGAAAAGGCAAGAGCAGATGAATTATTTATTGATTTGTCGAAAAAATATAGGGATAATCTGGAGTATTACCTATCCCTAGATGAAGAGGACCAATATGCCAAGGCACAATTGATTCTCTCGGATTTATATGGATATAATAGATTGATAGATATTTTATTGGAAAATGGACAAGAACAAAAAGGAAAGTTGGAAACCTCCATTTTGAATGAATATTTGGATAAATTGGGAAATGTATTAGATTGA
- a CDS encoding response regulator transcription factor — protein sequence MKTPLLLCMLLLGVYLSPITAICSSGGMASARNTSGSNEMAFPIQEEEPMGRSVEDTITEAYTAKLEFYKKDSLKILIVKLIGIQQLAEKGLLDKDIAENPKYYTSLLTELQKSDMKPEEYQFLSRRMAFLTLADVEQKYSWSKMANLGLILLLFGLTVALFRFKKKGFYPKESLTRQEQNIRQLILMGRSNKEIASELFISPSTVKTHITNIYQKLNISSRTELLRKFKN from the coding sequence GTGAAAACACCGCTTTTACTTTGCATGTTATTGCTCGGGGTCTACCTTAGCCCAATTACGGCCATATGCAGTTCTGGTGGCATGGCTTCTGCACGAAATACGTCTGGTTCCAATGAAATGGCTTTCCCAATACAGGAGGAAGAACCTATGGGCCGGTCGGTAGAGGATACAATAACCGAGGCATATACGGCAAAGTTGGAGTTTTACAAAAAGGATTCCCTGAAAATTTTAATAGTCAAATTAATAGGAATTCAACAATTGGCAGAAAAGGGACTATTGGACAAGGATATAGCCGAAAACCCAAAATACTACACTTCCCTTTTAACGGAATTACAAAAAAGCGATATGAAGCCAGAGGAGTATCAATTCTTATCCCGTAGGATGGCTTTTTTAACACTTGCCGACGTAGAGCAAAAATATAGTTGGAGTAAAATGGCGAATCTAGGACTAATACTATTGCTTTTCGGACTAACGGTAGCGTTGTTTCGGTTCAAGAAAAAAGGTTTCTATCCCAAGGAGTCCCTTACCAGACAGGAACAGAATATTCGCCAATTGATTCTAATGGGCAGGAGTAATAAGGAAATTGCCAGTGAACTGTTTATCAGTCCGAGTACGGTAAAGACCCATATCACCAATATCTATCAAAAGCTGAATATCTCCTCAAGAACGGAATTGCTGAGAAAATTCAAAAATTAG